A section of the Streptomyces sp. NBC_01363 genome encodes:
- a CDS encoding Gfo/Idh/MocA family protein — protein MSDLRLGVIGLGLRRSIATSAHHPGQGSAITAVCDLDPEVRRREAERFGTEVAVEDYKLLLGRDDLDAIIVATPDDTHETIAIDALRAGKAVFVEKPLGITVESCDNILRAAYETGTRLYVGHNMRHMGVVRLMRDIIARGDIGEPKAVWVRHFVGYGGDYYFKDWHADRTRTTGLLLQKAAHDIDVLHWLAGGYTRRVNALGDLLVYGDLPRREADTPRPANWLREFDWPPTARKDLHHIVDVEDVSVMNMQLDNGVVAAYQQCHFTPDYWRNYTVIGTEGRLENFGDSPGDEVKVWNTGPSGYRCDADITYRVPEAGGSHGGGDTRIMEEFCRFVRDGGVTDTSPVAARMSVAAGVLATRSLREGGAPFEVPALDPELIAYFEGGQVRQ, from the coding sequence GTGTCAGACCTGCGACTCGGCGTCATCGGGCTCGGCCTGCGCCGTTCCATCGCGACGTCCGCCCACCACCCCGGACAGGGTTCGGCGATCACCGCCGTCTGCGACCTCGACCCCGAGGTGCGCCGGCGCGAGGCCGAGCGCTTCGGCACCGAAGTCGCGGTCGAGGACTACAAGCTGCTCCTCGGCCGGGACGACCTCGACGCGATCATCGTCGCGACCCCGGACGACACCCACGAGACCATCGCCATCGACGCGCTGCGGGCCGGCAAGGCCGTCTTCGTCGAGAAGCCGCTCGGGATCACCGTCGAGAGCTGCGACAACATCCTGCGCGCCGCGTACGAGACCGGCACCCGGCTGTACGTCGGACACAACATGCGCCACATGGGCGTCGTGCGGCTGATGCGCGACATCATCGCCCGCGGTGACATCGGCGAGCCCAAGGCCGTGTGGGTGCGGCACTTCGTCGGCTACGGCGGTGACTACTACTTCAAGGACTGGCACGCCGACCGGACCCGCACCACCGGCCTGCTGCTCCAGAAGGCCGCGCACGACATCGACGTCCTGCACTGGCTGGCCGGTGGCTACACCCGCCGTGTCAACGCGCTCGGCGACCTCCTCGTCTACGGCGACCTGCCGCGCCGCGAGGCGGACACCCCGCGCCCGGCGAACTGGCTGCGCGAGTTCGACTGGCCGCCGACGGCCCGCAAGGACCTGCACCACATCGTGGACGTCGAGGACGTCTCGGTGATGAACATGCAGCTCGACAACGGCGTCGTGGCCGCCTACCAGCAGTGCCACTTCACCCCCGACTACTGGCGGAACTACACCGTCATCGGCACCGAGGGCCGCCTGGAGAACTTCGGTGACAGCCCCGGTGACGAGGTCAAGGTCTGGAACACCGGCCCCAGCGGCTACCGCTGCGACGCCGACATCACCTACCGGGTTCCGGAGGCCGGTGGGTCGCACGGCGGCGGGGACACCCGGATCATGGAGGAGTTCTGCCGGTTCGTGCGCGACGGGGGCGTCACCGACACCTCGCCGGTCGCCGCCCGGATGAGCGTCGCCGCCGGTGTGCTCGCGACCCGTTCCCTGCGCGAGGGCGGTGCGCCGTTCGAGGTGCCGGCCCTCGACCCGGAGCTGATCGCCTACTTCGAGGGCGGCCAGGTCCGCCAGTAG
- a CDS encoding MBL fold metallo-hydrolase: protein MSITGGDVVDLGRGLYAWLPPKRGWGLANCGLLVSPRGALWIDTPYDAVLAGQFLAESTKRLPDGVHVDRVIVTHANGDHFWGAGVLPDAEIIATREAREHIHYEPTPKQQHALVAAGDPATPLGSYLARHFGPFDWSQTEPVVPTTYFTGELELTLGEYPVQISALPSAHTTGDLMVHLPAQGAVFTGDIIFSSTPEQPGDHPVHWAGPLSNLIAACERVLATGAETVVPGHGPLLDRAGVRDHIVYLEYVRERAHAFHTAGIPAVEAARRVIGEGRYPELGLPERLVVTIGSEYRQLDGSELPGVLQVMTEVAVVAQELEQPDEPAGPAER, encoded by the coding sequence ATGTCGATCACGGGTGGAGACGTCGTTGACCTGGGGCGGGGCCTTTACGCATGGCTCCCGCCGAAACGGGGCTGGGGGCTGGCGAACTGCGGTCTGCTCGTCTCGCCCCGCGGTGCGCTCTGGATCGACACCCCGTACGACGCCGTGCTGGCCGGCCAGTTCCTGGCCGAGTCCACGAAGCGGCTGCCCGACGGCGTCCATGTCGACCGGGTGATCGTCACCCATGCGAACGGGGACCACTTCTGGGGCGCGGGCGTACTCCCGGACGCGGAGATCATCGCCACCCGCGAGGCCCGCGAGCACATCCACTACGAACCCACCCCGAAGCAGCAGCACGCCCTCGTCGCCGCAGGCGATCCGGCCACCCCGCTCGGCAGCTATCTCGCACGTCACTTCGGCCCCTTCGACTGGTCGCAGACCGAGCCGGTGGTGCCGACCACCTACTTCACGGGCGAGCTCGAACTGACGCTGGGGGAGTACCCGGTCCAGATCTCCGCGCTGCCGTCCGCGCACACCACCGGCGACCTGATGGTCCATCTGCCCGCGCAGGGTGCCGTGTTCACCGGGGACATCATCTTCTCCTCCACCCCGGAGCAGCCGGGCGACCACCCGGTGCACTGGGCGGGTCCGCTGAGCAATCTGATCGCGGCCTGCGAACGCGTGCTGGCCACCGGCGCCGAGACCGTCGTCCCGGGACACGGCCCGCTCCTCGACCGGGCCGGGGTGCGCGACCACATCGTGTACCTGGAGTACGTCCGCGAGCGCGCCCACGCCTTCCACACGGCGGGGATTCCCGCCGTCGAGGCCGCCCGCCGGGTCATCGGCGAGGGGCGCTACCCGGAACTGGGCCTGCCCGAGCGGCTGGTGGTGACCATCGGCAGCGAGTACCGGCAGCTCGACGGCTCCGAGCTGCCCGGAGTGCTCCAGGTGATGACCGAGGTCGCCGTGGTCGCTCAAGAACTGGAGCAGCCGGATGAGCCGGCGGGCCCCGCGGAGCGGTAG
- a CDS encoding ATP-binding protein, protein MGWIMAVIAVAAAVAAAVRAQNSARAEHIALARAELAERQSKAAEARTAALTDEIRQLAHNRIPAAALALSHPTAKVPGLREAAEVDGDSARLLTEAVQAARKAVVEERGRVDAAARAAMRGTSAKIQSLLNQSQQLLHELQHEYDDPRILQLDFRNELALRRTQATAVLCDAWPGLARQNSPLVEIVLGAQSRVAGYERVKVANHLRDERLALVARAAEPLAIALAELLANATAYSHPDTDVQVTLQQSGGRGAFLVVDDAGIGMDDDALDRARALLAGPPEVLLTELGDPPQTGFAVVGRLVLQYGFNCHIEASPFGGMRTILRVPAHLLTVLEEDHSLSALAPKPVQAQATSSVPAPTEQETAPVPQPAGGEAAALPSRRRRAPRPAPARPASADAAPDREQVPRTPEQAGASWAALQQGTLNGRSVAGRPSAPAPDDHDHPDDRDEQGDDQT, encoded by the coding sequence ATGGGATGGATAATGGCGGTGATCGCCGTCGCCGCTGCCGTGGCGGCAGCGGTCCGCGCACAGAACTCGGCGCGCGCCGAACACATCGCCCTGGCCCGCGCCGAGCTGGCCGAACGCCAGTCGAAGGCCGCCGAGGCCCGTACCGCGGCCCTCACCGACGAGATCCGCCAGCTGGCCCACAACCGGATACCCGCCGCCGCGCTCGCCCTCTCCCATCCCACCGCCAAGGTCCCCGGACTGCGGGAGGCGGCCGAGGTCGACGGCGATTCCGCGCGGCTGCTCACCGAGGCGGTGCAGGCCGCCCGCAAGGCCGTCGTCGAGGAGCGAGGGCGCGTCGACGCGGCCGCCCGCGCGGCGATGCGTGGCACCTCCGCCAAGATCCAGTCCCTGCTCAACCAGTCCCAGCAGCTGCTGCACGAGCTCCAGCACGAGTACGACGACCCGCGGATCCTGCAACTCGACTTCCGCAACGAACTGGCGCTGCGGCGCACCCAGGCCACCGCGGTGCTCTGCGACGCCTGGCCGGGCCTCGCCCGCCAGAACTCGCCGCTCGTCGAGATCGTGCTCGGCGCCCAGTCCCGGGTCGCCGGCTACGAACGCGTCAAGGTCGCCAACCACCTGCGCGACGAACGACTCGCCCTCGTCGCCCGCGCCGCCGAACCCCTCGCCATCGCACTGGCCGAACTGCTCGCCAACGCCACCGCCTACTCGCACCCCGACACCGATGTCCAGGTCACCCTCCAGCAGAGCGGCGGCCGCGGCGCGTTCCTGGTGGTCGACGACGCGGGCATCGGCATGGACGACGACGCGCTCGACCGGGCACGGGCCCTGCTGGCCGGCCCGCCCGAAGTCCTCCTGACCGAGCTGGGCGACCCGCCGCAGACCGGCTTCGCCGTCGTCGGCCGGCTGGTGCTGCAGTACGGCTTCAACTGCCACATCGAGGCATCGCCGTTCGGCGGCATGCGCACGATCCTTCGCGTCCCCGCCCATCTGCTGACCGTGCTGGAGGAGGACCACAGCCTCTCCGCCCTGGCCCCGAAGCCGGTGCAGGCGCAGGCCACTTCCTCCGTTCCCGCCCCGACCGAGCAGGAGACCGCCCCCGTGCCGCAACCCGCCGGCGGGGAGGCTGCCGCGCTGCCCAGCCGGCGCCGACGCGCCCCGCGTCCGGCCCCGGCCCGCCCCGCGTCCGCCGACGCCGCCCCGGACCGCGAACAGGTGCCACGTACACCGGAGCAGGCCGGGGCTTCCTGGGCGGCACTCCAACAGGGCACCCTCAACGGCAGGAGCGTCGCCGGGCGGCCATCCGCACCGGCACCGGACGACCACGACCACCCGGACGACCGGGACGAGCAAGGAGACGACCAGACGTGA
- a CDS encoding roadblock/LC7 domain-containing protein → MSAPTSTTGDLAWVLTPLLELPGVQHAVVATGDGLVEGASPGLDRASGERVAAMTATLHAAARAFTTAFTDVEAPRLAQTVVESDQGFAIVVPAGNNTTLALFAEPGAKLGDIAYQMQVQVTALTRAMNAPARLPDTTARP, encoded by the coding sequence GTGAGCGCCCCCACTTCCACCACCGGTGACCTCGCATGGGTGCTGACCCCGCTGCTGGAGCTGCCCGGAGTCCAGCACGCCGTGGTCGCCACCGGAGACGGTCTCGTCGAGGGCGCGTCGCCCGGCCTGGACCGGGCGTCCGGCGAGCGGGTCGCCGCCATGACCGCCACGCTGCACGCCGCGGCACGCGCGTTCACCACGGCGTTCACCGACGTCGAGGCACCGCGCCTGGCCCAGACCGTCGTCGAGTCCGACCAGGGCTTCGCCATCGTCGTACCGGCCGGGAACAACACCACACTCGCCCTGTTCGCGGAACCCGGAGCCAAGCTCGGCGACATCGCGTACCAGATGCAGGTGCAGGTCACCGCCCTGACCCGGGCGATGAACGCACCCGCCCGCCTGCCGGACACCACCGCCCGGCCATGA
- a CDS encoding DUF742 domain-containing protein gives MTSGPGRRLIPPYLVTGGRTRPAGPALDRLDVLVRADTELPPDTGSEQRRLCELLEPGALTVVECAAHLDLPVSATVFLATDLVAAGHLHTRPPIPSAGEIDRSLVERLLVGLRSLH, from the coding sequence ATGACCTCCGGCCCAGGGCGCCGTCTGATACCCCCCTATCTGGTCACCGGCGGCCGGACCCGGCCCGCCGGTCCCGCGCTCGACCGGCTCGACGTACTCGTACGCGCCGACACCGAGCTGCCCCCGGACACCGGCTCGGAACAGCGCAGACTGTGCGAGCTGCTCGAACCGGGGGCGCTCACCGTCGTCGAGTGCGCGGCCCACCTGGACCTTCCGGTAAGCGCCACCGTCTTCCTGGCCACGGACCTCGTGGCCGCCGGACATCTGCACACCCGACCGCCCATCCCCAGTGCCGGGGAGATCGACCGGTCGCTCGTCGAGAGGCTGCTCGTTGGACTCCGCTCCCTCCACTGA
- a CDS encoding ATP/GTP-binding protein: MDSAPSTDRTGIGYLPPAARTLMKLVVTGPFGVGKTTLIRTLSEIATLHTEEAMTQSSTRLDDTAGLPDKTTTTVAIDFGRLTVLDDLVLYMFGTPGQQRFLPLWEDIARGALGALVLVDTRRLADSFAVMDMVEEQGLPYAVAVNRFPDAPAHADEVLRKHLDLAPETPLVQCDARERRGSIDALIALAEHVLTRMPRPEDPS; this comes from the coding sequence TTGGACTCCGCTCCCTCCACTGACCGCACCGGCATCGGCTATCTGCCGCCTGCCGCCCGGACCCTGATGAAACTCGTCGTCACGGGTCCGTTCGGCGTCGGCAAGACCACCCTGATCCGTACGCTGTCGGAGATCGCCACGCTCCACACCGAAGAGGCGATGACCCAGTCCAGCACCCGGCTCGACGACACCGCCGGGCTGCCGGACAAGACCACGACCACCGTCGCCATCGACTTCGGCCGGCTCACCGTCCTGGACGACCTGGTGCTCTACATGTTCGGCACCCCCGGCCAGCAGCGGTTCCTGCCGCTCTGGGAGGACATCGCGCGCGGTGCGCTCGGCGCACTCGTCCTGGTCGACACCCGCAGACTCGCCGACTCCTTCGCGGTCATGGACATGGTCGAGGAGCAGGGCCTGCCGTACGCGGTCGCGGTCAACCGCTTCCCCGACGCCCCCGCCCACGCCGACGAGGTCCTGCGCAAACACCTCGACCTCGCACCCGAGACCCCTCTGGTGCAGTGCGACGCCCGTGAACGCCGCGGCAGCATCGACGCGCTGATCGCGCTGGCCGAGCACGTGCTCACCCGGATGCCCAGGCCCGAGGACCCGTCATGA
- a CDS encoding cytochrome P450, whose translation MTPFAQPPQPLALYGPEFAADPRSHYRRLREHGPLAPVRLAPGIDALLVTDYQAAVDLLRDTHTFTKDPRAWQATVPDDSPVLPMLGYRPTALFSDGDVHARYRDAINDSLALIEPHVLRAEVARVARRLIGEFAATGSGDLIAQYARRLPLHVFVTWFGVPPGDGERIVNGIAGMFNSAENAATAYADLVEVVTELVADRRTRPRRDLTSYLLGHPADLDNDETVRQITLIMSAGHDPTTNLIGNALLHMLTDARYAGSLHGGAMTAHEAIDEVLWQDPPLANLAAHYPRHDTEFHGVRLRAGQLLLVSYAAANTRSASGLSDPAVRSGASAHLAWSAGPHRCPAKQPALLIAMTAIEQLTSQLCDAELAVPVSALKWRPGPFHRALVRLPVRFTPVDMSAEAHRLRAAGEAEDGPPAVSIGP comes from the coding sequence ATGACCCCGTTCGCACAGCCGCCGCAGCCCCTCGCCCTGTACGGTCCGGAATTCGCCGCCGACCCGCGGAGCCACTACCGACGCCTGCGCGAACACGGGCCTCTCGCGCCCGTCCGGCTCGCCCCGGGCATCGATGCCCTGCTGGTCACCGACTACCAGGCCGCCGTCGATCTGCTGCGCGACACCCACACCTTCACCAAGGACCCGCGCGCCTGGCAGGCCACCGTGCCCGACGACTCGCCGGTCCTGCCCATGCTCGGCTACCGGCCCACCGCGCTCTTCAGCGACGGCGACGTGCACGCCCGCTACCGCGACGCCATCAACGACAGCCTCGCCCTGATCGAGCCGCACGTCCTGCGGGCCGAGGTCGCCCGGGTCGCCCGGCGGCTCATCGGCGAATTCGCCGCCACCGGAAGCGGCGATCTCATCGCCCAGTACGCCCGACGGCTGCCGCTGCACGTCTTCGTCACCTGGTTCGGCGTGCCGCCGGGCGACGGCGAACGCATCGTCAACGGCATCGCCGGCATGTTCAACTCGGCCGAGAACGCCGCCACCGCGTACGCCGACCTCGTCGAGGTCGTCACCGAACTGGTCGCCGACCGGCGCACCCGGCCGCGCCGCGACCTCACCTCGTACCTCCTCGGCCACCCGGCCGATCTCGACAACGACGAGACTGTGCGTCAGATCACCCTGATCATGAGCGCGGGCCACGATCCGACCACGAATCTGATCGGCAACGCGCTGCTGCACATGCTCACCGACGCCCGCTACGCCGGTTCGCTGCACGGCGGCGCGATGACGGCGCACGAGGCGATCGACGAGGTCCTGTGGCAGGATCCGCCGCTGGCCAATCTCGCCGCCCACTACCCGCGGCACGACACGGAGTTCCACGGCGTGCGGCTGCGCGCGGGACAACTCCTCCTGGTCTCCTACGCGGCGGCCAACACCCGCTCGGCGTCCGGCCTTTCGGACCCCGCGGTCCGCTCCGGGGCCAGCGCCCACCTCGCCTGGTCCGCGGGTCCGCACCGATGCCCGGCGAAGCAGCCGGCGCTCCTGATCGCCATGACCGCGATCGAGCAGCTCACCAGTCAGCTGTGCGACGCGGAACTGGCCGTTCCGGTCAGTGCTCTGAAGTGGCGTCCGGGACCGTTCCACCGCGCGCTGGTCCGGCTTCCGGTACGGTTCACCCCCGTCGACATGAGTGCGGAAGCACACCGGCTCAGGGCCGCCGGGGAAGCCGAGGACGGGCCGCCGGCGGTGTCGATCGGCCCATGA
- a CDS encoding cell division protein SepF, whose product MSRYDRYDVTDEQWEGLAQVVPLRSRNEWPSRVDHRTVPDESPASEQRRLVVLRVQVFADAREVAEYLVSQIPVLLDLTSAETDVAKRILDFTSGVVFGLGSGMHRVDRNVFLLSPVGMEVEGVTAAGLPG is encoded by the coding sequence GTGAGCAGGTACGACAGGTACGACGTCACGGACGAGCAGTGGGAGGGGCTTGCCCAGGTCGTACCTCTGCGCAGCCGCAACGAGTGGCCGTCCAGGGTGGATCACCGCACGGTCCCCGACGAGAGCCCGGCGTCCGAGCAACGGCGACTCGTCGTGCTGCGGGTCCAGGTCTTCGCGGACGCACGGGAGGTGGCCGAGTACCTGGTCTCCCAGATTCCGGTGCTGCTCGACCTGACCAGCGCCGAGACGGATGTGGCCAAGCGCATCCTGGACTTCACCAGCGGGGTGGTCTTCGGCCTCGGCAGCGGAATGCACCGGGTCGACCGGAACGTCTTCCTGCTGTCCCCGGTCGGCATGGAGGTCGAGGGGGTCACGGCGGCGGGCCTGCCCGGTTAG
- a CDS encoding ATP-binding protein, with product MTALRPGATPPPPAAPSGAAATPEPVRPEAARRSGGPDRAAGPVVTELRLSAFASHRGAAFPIGPVTLFAGPAGSGKTSALRAYEALARLGGGDPLDEVFPDPAGCVPEGAAADPQGRRGFRIGCTADGPAGPVRLDVAVQAEPTLRIVGERLTAGGETLLTTALRDPGRAMVQAAWHTAGTVPVTRAPLPDDRLGTALLPLRVAGRTEGQLRVLAAAEQMVVALRSVFACEPQPQRMRAPVPAGDGRLRRGCDNLAAVLERTRTQCVQRHARLVAAAHAGCAGPVTALGVERLGDGSLRATVGRGGGPASPATPVGRLGDGELRYLALALVLLTGPGVLAVDAAGEVPSAMQTLTVLADGLDRDLDGRQLRELLSLAVSIGAAGHLRLAGTVTEPGAVRAREAPGVTVVDLDRDRT from the coding sequence ATGACCGCACTCCGACCGGGGGCCACCCCGCCACCGCCCGCCGCCCCTTCCGGGGCCGCCGCCACTCCCGAGCCGGTCCGTCCGGAGGCCGCGCGGCGCTCCGGCGGGCCGGACCGCGCCGCCGGACCCGTCGTCACCGAACTGCGGCTGTCCGCCTTCGCCTCGCACCGCGGTGCAGCCTTCCCCATCGGTCCGGTCACGCTCTTCGCGGGGCCCGCCGGCAGCGGCAAGACGAGCGCGTTGCGGGCGTACGAGGCGCTGGCGCGCCTGGGTGGCGGGGATCCGCTGGACGAAGTGTTCCCGGACCCGGCGGGCTGCGTTCCGGAAGGGGCCGCGGCCGACCCGCAGGGGCGCCGCGGCTTCCGGATCGGCTGCACGGCGGACGGACCGGCAGGACCGGTACGGCTCGACGTCGCCGTCCAGGCGGAGCCCACGCTCCGCATCGTCGGCGAACGGCTCACCGCCGGCGGCGAGACCCTGCTCACCACCGCGTTGCGCGACCCGGGGCGCGCCATGGTCCAGGCGGCCTGGCACACCGCCGGCACGGTCCCGGTGACGCGCGCGCCGCTGCCGGACGACCGTCTGGGCACGGCCCTGCTGCCGCTGCGGGTCGCGGGCAGGACCGAGGGGCAGTTACGGGTCCTGGCCGCCGCGGAGCAGATGGTCGTGGCCCTGCGGTCGGTCTTCGCGTGCGAACCGCAACCGCAGCGGATGCGTGCCCCCGTGCCGGCCGGTGACGGCAGGCTGCGACGCGGCTGCGACAACCTCGCGGCGGTGTTGGAGCGTACGCGCACGCAGTGCGTCCAGCGCCATGCCCGGCTGGTCGCCGCAGCGCATGCCGGGTGCGCGGGGCCGGTGACCGCGCTGGGCGTCGAGCGGCTCGGGGACGGATCGCTGCGGGCGACGGTCGGGCGGGGCGGGGGACCCGCCTCCCCGGCGACCCCGGTCGGGCGGCTCGGGGACGGCGAGCTGAGGTATCTCGCGCTCGCCCTCGTGCTGCTCACCGGCCCCGGGGTGCTGGCGGTGGACGCCGCGGGGGAGGTGCCGTCGGCCATGCAGACCCTCACCGTGCTGGCCGACGGACTCGACCGGGACCTGGACGGAAGGCAGTTGCGCGAACTGCTGTCCCTGGCCGTGTCGATCGGGGCTGCCGGGCACCTCAGGCTGGCCGGGACGGTCACGGAACCGGGCGCGGTACGGGCCCGGGAGGCGCCCGGGGTGACGGTGGTAGACCTGGACCGTGACAGAACTTGA
- a CDS encoding nucleotide pyrophosphohydrolase: protein MTELDVQALQRRLAAFAAARDWEQYHTPKNLAAALSVEASELVEIFQWLTPEESARVMERPETAHRVADEVADVLAYLLQFCEVLGIDALAALSQKIDRNESRFPVPGLQDPTESSDRHSSE from the coding sequence GTGACAGAACTTGATGTACAGGCCCTGCAGCGACGGCTCGCCGCGTTCGCGGCCGCGCGGGACTGGGAGCAGTACCACACCCCGAAGAACCTGGCAGCGGCGCTGAGCGTCGAGGCGTCCGAACTGGTCGAGATCTTCCAGTGGCTGACACCGGAGGAGTCGGCGCGGGTGATGGAGCGGCCCGAGACGGCGCACCGGGTGGCGGACGAGGTCGCGGATGTTCTCGCGTATCTGCTGCAGTTCTGCGAAGTGCTGGGGATCGATGCGCTCGCGGCGCTGTCGCAGAAGATCGACCGGAACGAGTCCCGATTCCCGGTGCCGGGACTCCAGGACCCCACAGAATCGAGCGACCGTCACTCTTCGGAGTGA
- a CDS encoding DUF6099 family protein: MEAERLVGVSRRALAQSRGTPDIIAEAWQAQALAQAIGSRLAADGPKELRGEARGLSEIGGRSSGALDHPAARAGVARAAQLSELTEPRATLTGLGTLLGEVGMALVGVACETDEQGLYWQCIEAIDAADESMDRVHGMLRRLDEQDRERQQDLERGRGRDGPYGPYGAVGGPAGTTAAGRGRARLRE; this comes from the coding sequence ATGGAAGCGGAACGTCTTGTAGGAGTCAGCCGGCGTGCTCTGGCGCAGAGCAGGGGGACGCCGGACATCATCGCGGAGGCCTGGCAGGCACAGGCGCTGGCCCAGGCGATCGGCAGCCGCCTGGCGGCCGACGGTCCGAAGGAGTTACGGGGCGAGGCGCGCGGACTGAGCGAGATCGGCGGCCGGAGCAGCGGGGCGCTGGACCACCCGGCGGCGCGGGCCGGGGTGGCGCGGGCCGCACAGCTCTCCGAGCTCACCGAGCCCCGGGCGACGCTGACGGGGCTGGGCACACTGCTCGGGGAAGTGGGGATGGCGCTGGTCGGGGTGGCCTGCGAGACCGATGAGCAGGGGCTCTACTGGCAGTGCATTGAGGCGATCGACGCGGCGGACGAGTCCATGGACCGGGTGCACGGAATGCTCCGCCGCCTCGACGAGCAGGACAGGGAGCGGCAGCAGGATCTGGAGCGCGGCCGGGGGCGGGACGGCCCGTACGGCCCGTACGGCGCGGTCGGCGGACCGGCAGGTACGACTGCGGCCGGCCGTGGCCGCGCAAGACTTCGGGAGTGA
- a CDS encoding LLM class F420-dependent oxidoreductase: MDLRIFTEPQQGASYDTLLTVARATEDLGFDAFYRSDHYLRMGPGDGLPGPTDAWITLAGLARETKRIRLGTLMTAGTFRLPGVLAIQVAQVDQMSGGRVELGLGAGWFEEEHKAYGIPFPKEKFGRLEEQLEIITGLWATGIGKTFSFDGTYYQLTDSPALPKPAQAKVPVLIGGHGATRTPRLAARYADEFNIPFASLEDSEKQFGRVREAAEGAGRAPDDLVYSNALVVCVGRNDAEVARRASVIGREVAELKANGLAGSPAEVVDKIGRYGAIGSSRIYLQVLDLHDLDHLELISSQIQSQLG, translated from the coding sequence ATGGATCTTCGAATCTTCACCGAGCCCCAGCAAGGGGCGAGCTACGACACCCTGCTCACCGTCGCCAGGGCGACCGAGGACCTCGGCTTCGACGCCTTCTACCGCTCCGACCACTATCTCCGCATGGGTCCGGGGGACGGTCTGCCCGGCCCGACCGACGCGTGGATCACCCTGGCCGGGCTGGCGCGTGAGACCAAGCGGATCAGGCTCGGCACCCTGATGACGGCGGGGACGTTCCGGCTCCCCGGCGTGCTTGCCATCCAGGTCGCGCAGGTCGACCAGATGTCCGGTGGACGCGTCGAGCTGGGTCTCGGCGCAGGCTGGTTCGAGGAGGAACACAAGGCCTACGGCATTCCGTTCCCCAAGGAGAAGTTCGGCAGGCTGGAGGAGCAGCTGGAGATCATCACCGGGCTCTGGGCGACCGGGATCGGCAAGACGTTCAGCTTCGACGGCACCTACTACCAGCTCACCGATTCGCCCGCGTTGCCCAAGCCGGCGCAGGCCAAGGTGCCGGTGCTGATCGGCGGTCACGGTGCGACGCGTACACCGCGACTGGCCGCCCGCTACGCGGACGAGTTCAATATCCCCTTCGCGTCGCTGGAGGACAGCGAGAAGCAGTTCGGCCGGGTCAGGGAGGCCGCCGAGGGGGCCGGCCGCGCACCGGACGACCTGGTCTACTCCAACGCCCTGGTGGTCTGCGTCGGCAGGAACGACGCCGAGGTGGCACGCCGCGCCTCCGTCATCGGGCGTGAGGTGGCGGAGCTGAAGGCGAACGGGCTCGCGGGCTCGCCCGCCGAGGTGGTCGACAAGATCGGCCGGTACGGCGCGATCGGCTCGTCCCGGATCTACCTTCAGGTCCTGGACCTGCACGATCTGGACCACCTGGAGCTGATCTCCTCCCAGATCCAGTCCCAGCTCGGCTGA